The window tacataaatgaatatttatgaagtGATAAACCTCCTTACCAAAACACACCTGGGTCGTTTTCTTTAGTTAGTGTGTCCTAGCGCGATTGGGGCGTCGGGCACAGCGGCACCTGTGGCGAGGTTTGGATGTAGTGCAGAAAAAagtatttgtgtaatttttgtgttttaaaggaCACAATGTAGATTTGTAGGTCACCGCGTACTGAGAAATGTTTGAGGGTGAACGTAGCTCGTAGAAGCCAGTgtaacataaatgcacacaaacctgCAGTCATCCCGCACTAGTGCTCTGTGGCTGCCGCGCCTCGTTGTACTGCAGTCGTCATGGTAACGCCGGGTCTTCCGAACCTCGAAAGTGGAGCTTTTGGAACGTTCCGGAACCTTCCCCCTTCCTGCGTGCCGGCTGGGTCACCTCACCTCGGTGTTGCGTTACCTCCGCTTTTACAAACGCTCCTCTTCTGTCCGCTGAAATATATCCGCGTGCCACGGTTCTTCCTTTTACAGACAACGTTACCAAATTACGGAAACGGGATGTTTCCCAGCGTCCTGACGtctcagacacacccacagaggaACAGAGCTGCCACTCTATGCCTCTACCCCCCCCAACAACGGGAGGGCGGGGCGGGGCCACAGTTGGAACGCCGAGAGGTGAGGGTGCAGGAGGGCGTGAGAGAAATGTTCTCACAACAGACTGTGAAGCGGTTTATGACCACTCCCAAACCAGATCagatgtcgtgtgtgtgtgtgtgtgtgtgtgtgtgtgtgtgtgtgtgtgtgtgtgtgtgtacgttcaGAGGGGGGAGTGAGTGTAGGGGAGGTAGTTTTGCCACTACAAACGTAttagtcatgccaataaagcacgtTGAAGAGAGAGGAACTTCGACGTGGATTCCTTTAGCTCATCCCCCCCACCAAGGTCTGGGATTTACGATCAGCGCTGGCTCATGGACTGTGGGGTACTAgaagtgtgtgcgcgtgtgtgtgagagagggagatgttaTTACGGATGTGCCGATTGACAGTCCTGTAGGGATCATCGTGGTGCCGGCATTCTGTCTAGGGTGTGCCTCTCATCCCTGGCCCCCCTGAGTATAAACgctcgcatgcacgcacactcacacttgcgcgcatgcacacaggtTACACAATGTAGTCATAAAGAACAGGAAACCTGAAAAGAACAGCAAGGAAGCCCCCCCGGCCGGGAGGAAGGTGGGACGCTTGCtatgttggggggggtgtgtgtgagatgcatgTACCACACACTTGTACTCCTTACAGGATAAATCAGACAGCAGGCAGCTGGATGTAATTGGCTCTGCCAACCTGGCAACTCTGGTGATGTTGCCATGCCAACCTGACAGAATCGGCTGAGCGTGTAACGGCTTTGCGTGGTCTGGCCGTTGCGTTAACCCAAGTacaacatctgtgtgtgtgtgtgtgtgtgtgtgtgtgtgtgtgtgtgtgtgtgtgtgtgtgtgtgtgtgtgtgtgtgtgtgtgtgtgtgtgtgtggcacagtgGGGGGTCAGAACTGACACGCTCTAATTGGCCGAAACCTCAGTCTTGCCAACATGGCCGTTAATGCTAAATTGGGTCCTTGCTACGGCTTCCTGTAGCCCTCTGAATGGGGCTGTGTGTAGTGAGGTAGCTCTGAGCTCGTAAAACTGctcagaatcacacacacactccgggTCAAAGTGGAACAGAGCGCCACTGAATATGCACACTTTGGGAAGACTCTTGATCGGGAATGTTCCTCTgatctgaggtgtgtgtgtgtgtgggggggcacaTTGCACCTGCTAACAGGATTGCTAATCTAGCAGGATTAGCAGTGcctctgtatgcgtgtgtgggggagagCAACCGTTAAAATCCTGTCTGACAGGAACCCGGTGCTGTGATTTGTGTTCCCTGCGGTTTCAGAGATGATGCAAACATCGGAGTATCTGGATGACGCTGGCGTGCTGCACGTAGCGCTACTAGACTGCAGTTGAGTCCAGGACTGGACCTGAGCTTGCACAGGATGTTGATGTCGAGTTTCCTGTTTACTGAgcttgtctgtctctgtctgcctgtcttaGGTAAGCCATCATGATCCCCATAACGGAGTTGCGGTACTTCGCCGACACGCAGCCGGCGTACCGCATCCTGAAGCCATGGTGGGATGTTTTCACCGACTACATCTCCATCGTCATGCTGATGATCGCGGTGTTCGGGGGCACGCTGCaggtgagctctctctctctctctctctctctctctctctctctctctctctctctctctctctctctctctctctctctctctctctctctctctctctctgcggtGGTGTCCGGTTGCCTCTGTGCCAACCGTAGCATTGCCTCCTGGCTCCTCCTTTGCTATCGACCCCTCAAACGACCGCGCCGGAAACAGCGGGCGTCGGCTGACGCGCCATGTGCCTCTGTGTCCAGGTCACGCAGGACAAGATGATCTGCCTGCCCTGCAAGTGGGTGGTGGGTGAGGAGTGTGAGCAGCTGAACGGCAGCGCGGCCCTGCCGGCTGAGCCGCGTGGCATCCAGTACGAGTTGGACCGCCACCAGTACAACTACGTGGATGCCGTGTGCTACGAGGACAAGCTGCACTGGTTTGCCAAGTACTTCCCTTACCTGGTGCTGCTGCACACGCTGGTGTTCCTGGCTTGCAGCAACTTCTGGTTCAAGTTCCCGCGCACCAGCTCTAAGCTGGAGCACTTCGTCTCCATCCTGCTCAAGTGCTTCGACTCACCGTGGACCACGCGCGCCCTCTCGGAGACGGTCGCCGAGGAGACGGACCCCAAGCCGGCAGCAGGCAAGGCAGAGGGCGCAGCGGGGAAGAAGGCATCCAGCGCGAGCGAGCAGGACGTGGAGGCCAGCACGCCCATGCTGCAGAGGACGCGCTCGCGCGTGGAGCAGGGCATCGTGGACCGTGCGGATACCGGCGTGCTGGACAAGAAGGAAGGAGAACAGGCCAAGGCGCTGTTTGAgaaggtgggtggagcaggggtggagtggggggtggaggtTTGTCATATGGAGCTTCTCTGTAGACCAGACTGGCCCCAGCCGAACTGCGGAAGCCCAGGCCGCGATTAACCATGTGATTAACCATGGTTACCGTGGAAATAGTCCGTTGGCCTGTAATGTCCAAGAGCAGGTGAGGTGTAACGTGGGAAGGTTCGGGGCTCGTTTCTCCGTAGTCAGATTTCAGCCTGCGGTCGGACGgtcatctctctgctctgtgcagGGTCATTTCCTTTCACCGGGATATTTTTCCCTTCACTAGTCTTTCATGTTCCGGGTTGTTTTCACGGAAGCGTTATCCGGTTTCACTGGGCCGAGACACCGTCCAGACTTGCGGACGCGTCCTGCTTAGGCCAGTTTAGCTGCTGGATCTGAACCGGTGTCCGCTTCCAAACTCTGCACCGCGGAATCATGCCATGAACCCCTCCTAAAAACACGCCAGCCCTTCTGCTCTGACTTGGTCCCTCCTTCACCGTTAACTGTGGGAGAGGGCCTTCGCACCGGTTAGGGCTGCCCCCCGGGGGGCCTCATTACTCCAGGACGGGAATGTATAACGACTGAACTATTTACATTCATGTTTAACCGCAAGGTACTCAGAAAACGGTCGAGTGGCGAATAAataaaacctgtgtgtgtgtgtgtgtgtgtgtgtgtgtgtgtgtgtgtgtgtgtggttgtaaaACAATGACTCACGTTGACTGTGAAAAGCAGACTGGAGGAGGGAGCCAGGCTCTTCTTCCCCTCACATGACtaatgcaccccccccccccaaacaggTGAAGAAGTTCCGCGTGCACGTGGAGGAGGGCGACATCGTGTACCGTCTGTATGTCCGCCAGACCTTCATCAAGGTGGTGAAGTTCGCGGTCATCATCTGCTACACGGCGTACTACGCGCAGTTCATCTCCTTCAACGTGAAGTGCGTCGTGGACATCCAGCGGCTGACGGGCTACCGCGTGTACTACTGCGCCCACCCGCTGGCCACGCTCTTCAGGATCCTGGCGTGGTTCTACATCTCCCTGGTGGTGGTGTACGGCCTCATCTGCATGTACACGCTGTGCTGGATGCTGGGCCGGCGCCTGAAGCACTACTCGTTCGAGTCGATCCGCGAGGAGAGCAGCTACAGCGACATCCCGGATGTGCGCAACGACTTCGCCTTCATGCTGCACATGATCGACCAGTACGACCCGCTGTACTCCAAGCGCTTCGCTGTTTTCCTGTCAGAGGTGAGCGAAAACAAGCTGCGCCAACTCAACCTGAACAATGAGTGGACGCCGGAGAAGCTGCGCCAGCGCGTGACGCGCAACGCGCAGGATCGGCAGGAGCTGCACCTCTTCATGCTGAGCGGGATCCCGGACACGGTGTTCgacctgctggagctggaggtgggtggggtgctgtgtttgtgggtggatGTTTGGGTGGAGGCCTTTTTTTGGGAAACGGTGCACCCGTGCAAAGGCAGTTCTCAAGCCGTGGGTGGAGATCGGGTGTGGTTTACCGTTAATGCTCAGCCATATCTGGCCAGCTTGTGCTAGTCCACGTTTTCTGGAACGGGCCGCCCACAGAACCCTGACAGGCTTGTGTTATTTCAGtcttaaattctctctctcgcacgcacacgcaggtgCTGAAGCTGGAGCTGATTCCGGACGTGACCATCCCCCCCATTATCGCACAGCTCACCAGCCTGCGCGAGCTCTGGCTCTACCACACGCCCGCCAAGATCGAGGCGCCCGCGCTGGCCTTCCTGCGTGAGCACCTGAAAGCCCTGCATGTCAAGTTCACCGACATCAAGGAGATCCCGCTGTGGATCTACAGCCTGAAGAACCTGAGCGAGCTCCACCTGACGGGCAACCTGAGCGCCGACAACAACCGCTACATCGTCATCGACGGCCTGCGTGAGCTCAAGAGGCTGAAAGTGCTGCGTTTGAAGAGCAACCTCACCAAGTTGCCGCAGGTAGGACGCTCCGCCCGCGGGCAGAGGCCGCAGGTAGCCTCACGTACCTTGTTGTGTACCACCCAGTCCAACAGtgctgaggagtgtgtgtgtgtgtgtgtgtgtgtgtgtgtgtgtgtgtgtgtgtgtgtgtgtgtgtgtgtgtgtgtgtgtgtgtgtgtgtgtgtgtgtgtgtgtgtgtgtgtgtgtgtgtgtgcgtgcgcacaggTGGTGACGGATGTGGGCGTGCACCTCCAGAAGCTCTCCATCAACAACGAGGGCACCAAGCTAATTGTGCTGAACAGCCTGAAGAAGATGGTAAACCTGACGGAGCTAGAGCTGATCCGCTGTGACCTGGAGCGCATCCCCCACTCCATCTTCAGCCTCCACAACCTGCAGGTGGGCCCTCGCCTGGGCTCCACCCATTCCCCCTCGCCTGCTGCAAAGCACACTGTTGATATGCTGGTTGTGATTGGCTGCTTGGAGGCATCTCATTTGCATGTCTTCATGGATGGTGTGAActggggttagttagggttaatGCACTCTTTTAGAATGGACGCGTGCCTGGGACCCACTAAAGATCCCAGTAGAGCTTCGCTTTGACAGCTGCCAGTCGGTCGGTTTGGAAGGGTTTGTGTTATTTAAGCTCCATTACAGCGTGGTAGCTCCTGAAGACGCTCGCCACACACCATGCTGAGGGACCAGGTGTCCTTCACCAACCCGCTCATCACATCTTCTCCCTAACATGGTGAACAAAGATATGCTT is drawn from Electrophorus electricus isolate fEleEle1 chromosome 22, fEleEle1.pri, whole genome shotgun sequence and contains these coding sequences:
- the lrrc8aa gene encoding leucine rich repeat containing 8 VRAC subunit Aa, whose translation is MIPITELRYFADTQPAYRILKPWWDVFTDYISIVMLMIAVFGGTLQVTQDKMICLPCKWVVGEECEQLNGSAALPAEPRGIQYELDRHQYNYVDAVCYEDKLHWFAKYFPYLVLLHTLVFLACSNFWFKFPRTSSKLEHFVSILLKCFDSPWTTRALSETVAEETDPKPAAGKAEGAAGKKASSASEQDVEASTPMLQRTRSRVEQGIVDRADTGVLDKKEGEQAKALFEKVKKFRVHVEEGDIVYRLYVRQTFIKVVKFAVIICYTAYYAQFISFNVKCVVDIQRLTGYRVYYCAHPLATLFRILAWFYISLVVVYGLICMYTLCWMLGRRLKHYSFESIREESSYSDIPDVRNDFAFMLHMIDQYDPLYSKRFAVFLSEVSENKLRQLNLNNEWTPEKLRQRVTRNAQDRQELHLFMLSGIPDTVFDLLELEVLKLELIPDVTIPPIIAQLTSLRELWLYHTPAKIEAPALAFLREHLKALHVKFTDIKEIPLWIYSLKNLSELHLTGNLSADNNRYIVIDGLRELKRLKVLRLKSNLTKLPQVVTDVGVHLQKLSINNEGTKLIVLNSLKKMVNLTELELIRCDLERIPHSIFSLHNLQEIDLKDNNLKTIEEIISFQHLHRLVCLKLWYNQIAYIPIQIGTLTNLERLYLNRNKIDKIPSQLFFCRKLRFLDLSHNNLTAIHPDIGLLQNLHYLAVTANRIETLPPELFQCRKLRTLNLGSNCLTSVPSRFGELTGLTQLELRGNRLEGLPVELGECHLLKRSGLIVEEELFKTLPPEVKEQLWRADKEQA